From Candidatus Tisiphia endosymbiont of Melanophora roralis, a single genomic window includes:
- a CDS encoding FTR1 family protein → MFKIALVVFRECLEIALLLGVMLAVTKQLEKSRIYIIAGVMLGTVSAALFAFFTRSITVAFSGLGDEIFNSGIILLTVALIGWTIVWMQGYGIKIKQNLNDLSVKISSGDSSYIMLVLIVAATILREGMEIIILVYSISSVEIIDSNSYLLGLIIGIVSGLTLGVIIYLGLIKIVNQQYIFRISSILLMLVASGFAAEAAGILSSSGIITILSDQLWDSSWLISDRSIYGKFLKMITGYIARPNGLQVVFYVCTLGLINILIQIKIRHTKAVTEK, encoded by the coding sequence ATGTTTAAAATAGCATTAGTGGTATTCAGGGAATGCCTAGAAATAGCTTTGTTGCTTGGTGTAATGCTTGCTGTGACAAAACAATTAGAAAAATCTAGAATTTATATAATTGCTGGAGTCATGCTTGGTACAGTTTCTGCTGCGTTATTTGCTTTCTTTACTCGTAGTATAACCGTAGCATTTAGTGGTCTAGGTGATGAGATATTTAACTCTGGAATTATTTTATTAACAGTTGCATTAATTGGTTGGACTATAGTATGGATGCAAGGTTATGGTATTAAGATAAAACAAAATCTTAATGATTTGTCTGTAAAAATTAGTAGCGGTGATAGTAGTTATATAATGCTAGTACTGATTGTTGCGGCAACTATTCTTCGAGAAGGAATGGAAATTATTATATTAGTTTATAGTATTTCTTCAGTCGAAATTATTGACAGTAATAGCTATCTATTAGGATTAATTATTGGTATAGTCAGTGGTCTAACTTTGGGTGTCATTATCTATTTAGGTTTAATAAAAATAGTAAACCAACAATATATATTTCGTATATCTTCCATTTTATTAATGCTTGTTGCTAGTGGCTTTGCAGCAGAAGCTGCTGGTATATTGAGTTCTTCAGGGATTATTACTATTTTATCCGACCAGCTTTGGGATAGCTCTTGGCTCATTTCTGACAGAAGTATCTATGGTAAATTCCTAAAAATGATTACTGGATATATTGCTAGACCTAACGGATTACAAGTTGTTTTTTATGTTTGTACTCTAGGTTTAATTAATATCTTAATACAAATAAAAATCAGACACACAAAAGCAGTAACAGAGAAATAA
- a CDS encoding septation protein A produces MINFLSEVAPLIAFFIGYFYGGSIQSATLYILITSIICVSLCYLIEGKVSKSSLISSGVLLVSASIVLISGNSMYIKIKPTILYVIFASIFFISAIRNKAFLKYMFNHFVQLEDKNWNILSYRSAVFLLFMAVLNEIIWRNFAESTWVIFKIFGAIPVTIIFFLLQLPFILKNRLPDSTE; encoded by the coding sequence ATGATTAATTTTTTATCAGAAGTTGCTCCGCTTATAGCTTTTTTTATTGGCTATTTTTATGGTGGTAGTATACAAAGTGCGACGTTATATATACTTATTACTTCAATTATTTGTGTTAGTTTGTGTTATCTTATAGAAGGAAAAGTTTCCAAATCCTCCTTAATATCTTCTGGAGTGTTATTAGTTTCAGCTAGTATAGTTTTGATTAGTGGTAACTCTATGTATATCAAAATCAAACCAACTATTCTATATGTAATTTTTGCTAGTATATTTTTTATCAGTGCCATAAGAAATAAGGCCTTTTTGAAATATATGTTTAATCATTTTGTCCAACTTGAAGATAAGAACTGGAATATTTTAAGCTATAGATCTGCTGTTTTTTTACTGTTCATGGCAGTGTTAAATGAAATAATATGGCGTAATTTTGCAGAATCTACATGGGTTATATTTAAAATATTTGGAGCAATACCTGTAACGATCATTTTCTTTTTACTACAACTACCTTTTATATTGAAGAACAGACTTCCAGATTCAACAGAGTAA
- a CDS encoding cupredoxin domain-containing protein, translating to MEKKTILQFFGGIILLIGVIIFAISHRSTSKNDVDINIVEIVTVIKNHRFEPNIIRVESGKKIRFTIHNQDSTVEEFESHDLHREKIIMPNDSINIILAPLVPGKYDFFGDFHQETAQGSLIVN from the coding sequence ATGGAAAAAAAAACTATCCTTCAATTTTTTGGAGGTATTATTCTATTGATAGGTGTAATAATTTTTGCAATTAGTCATCGAAGCACATCTAAGAATGATGTAGATATTAATATAGTAGAAATTGTAACGGTTATAAAGAATCATAGATTTGAGCCAAATATTATTAGAGTAGAAAGTGGTAAGAAGATTCGTTTTACTATCCACAACCAAGATAGTACAGTAGAAGAGTTTGAGAGTCATGATCTACACCGCGAAAAGATTATTATGCCAAATGACTCTATAAATATCATCCTTGCCCCTTTAGTCCCGGGTAAATATGATTTTTTTGGAGACTTTCATCAAGAGACAGCACAAGGGTCTCTCATTGTTAATTAA